In candidate division WOR-3 bacterium, a genomic segment contains:
- a CDS encoding C25 family cysteine peptidase, with the protein MQKVMCSLVLLISMAMAVQTVSFEGSWGEYPQFNVVSETRAGLEIVFSLHEMLIEDMELDGVPMQSYGLASVYIPQAGAPSLGGATRYVAIPQGARAEVVLLDYRTEVYHGVEVLPAPNIPLETDDKPLRYEKDLAVYGRDAYFPASPVLVSEPMQIRGVDVVIMNVTPFQYNPVTKELVVYKDLRFRLDFVGGNGRFGEDRLRSRFWEPILQGHLLNYASLPPIDFYAPERVNARDGWEYVIIIPDDPVFEAWADTIKAWRKLQGISCEVFTLTEVGGSSASAIESFLNTAYATWDPAPAAFLLLSDYPSSGDLYGITTQMYGSGVASDNMYADVNSDHMPDMHHARICAQSESQLSTMINKFLSYERQPYTAANFYNNPLMAVGWQTERWFQLCGEIIRGYFINEQGKDPARQYAVYLGTPTVGGPWSSNSNTYMIVAYFGTAGLGYIPDTNPYDASWWNNGSATGITNAINSGCFLLQHRDHGMETGWGEPSYTNSNLSSLTNTMYTFVNSSNCLTGKYIWSSECFTEKFHRIQYGAMGLNAASEISYSFVNDTYVWGSYDCLWPDFMPAYPVMGPQIPIGQPDLLPCMAMTSGKYFLQQSNWPYNTSSKTVTYHLFHHHGDAFSVLYSEIPQNLTVAHAPTLAGGVTSFTVTADDSSVIALTVNGEIIAVEEGTGTPQAITIPSQNPGNTMIVTVTKANHYRYAADVPIVSSTYPYVTYIGSIVDDATGGNGDGIVNPGETIDLGIWAKNVGIGTAQSVYGMLEVSDTCAVLTTDSSWYGNIAQDDSILSNPYYNFSIIPCCPNGHTINFTLNFCDTNDSMFTSYPAVTVYAPVLTYQSATVIDGGNGIVDPGETVDIVVTIENEGGAAASNVTSLLMTTSGFVTINDNVGIFDDVAPGDTSNNSADPYTITADSLTPIGTAADFQVVITSGVYVDTLEFSLVIGKKHYYIWNPDPTPTPGQNMYSILDGLGYTGDIGGSLAPDLILYQSVFVCVGIYASNFVINSGSAEAAALVNYLQTQGGRMYLEGGDVWYYDPLGGGYNFCPLFGISAISDGSDDMGPVLGEAGTFTAGMNFNYAGENNWMDHINPTGSGFLVFRDGNNNYNCGVANDAGTYRTVGTSFELGMLVDGAVPSTRAVLLDSIMHFFGITVMPGVEEGMELAGVPLRTALAAVYPNPVLRVMSIRYQLAREAVVELVMYDAAGRLVRTFADGMQAAGYYTVQWDGCDDLGRKVPAGVYFVRLDTDDYQDVQKTVLLK; encoded by the coding sequence ATGCAGAAGGTGATGTGTTCATTAGTTTTATTGATCTCCATGGCTATGGCGGTTCAGACGGTATCGTTTGAGGGTAGTTGGGGTGAGTATCCTCAGTTCAACGTGGTGTCTGAGACGCGGGCTGGGTTGGAGATTGTTTTCAGTCTTCATGAGATGTTGATCGAGGATATGGAGCTTGATGGGGTGCCGATGCAGAGTTATGGTTTGGCTTCGGTTTATATTCCTCAGGCGGGGGCGCCCAGTTTGGGTGGTGCGACGCGTTATGTCGCGATCCCGCAGGGTGCGCGGGCTGAGGTTGTGTTATTGGATTATCGGACCGAGGTTTACCATGGAGTTGAGGTCTTGCCGGCGCCGAATATTCCTTTGGAGACCGATGATAAGCCGTTGCGTTATGAGAAGGATTTAGCGGTTTACGGTCGGGATGCTTATTTCCCGGCCTCGCCGGTCTTGGTCAGTGAGCCGATGCAGATCCGTGGCGTTGATGTGGTGATCATGAATGTGACGCCGTTTCAGTACAATCCGGTGACTAAGGAGTTAGTGGTATACAAGGATTTGCGTTTTCGCCTTGATTTTGTTGGTGGTAATGGTCGGTTTGGTGAGGATCGTTTACGCAGTCGGTTTTGGGAGCCGATCTTGCAGGGTCATCTATTGAATTATGCGTCATTGCCGCCGATTGATTTTTATGCGCCGGAGCGAGTGAATGCCCGGGATGGTTGGGAGTATGTGATCATTATCCCGGATGATCCGGTCTTTGAGGCTTGGGCAGATACGATCAAGGCCTGGCGTAAGTTGCAGGGGATCAGTTGCGAGGTGTTTACCTTGACCGAGGTCGGTGGCAGTTCGGCGAGTGCGATCGAAAGTTTTCTGAACACTGCTTATGCGACCTGGGATCCGGCGCCGGCGGCTTTCCTGCTCTTATCTGATTATCCTTCGTCCGGCGACCTGTATGGCATCACCACGCAAATGTACGGAAGCGGGGTTGCTTCGGACAACATGTATGCGGATGTCAACAGCGATCATATGCCGGACATGCATCATGCCCGGATCTGTGCGCAATCCGAGTCGCAGTTGAGCACGATGATCAACAAGTTTTTGAGCTACGAGCGTCAACCTTACACTGCGGCCAACTTCTACAACAATCCCTTGATGGCGGTTGGCTGGCAGACCGAACGTTGGTTCCAGCTTTGCGGTGAGATCATTCGTGGTTATTTTATCAATGAGCAGGGCAAGGATCCGGCCCGGCAGTACGCGGTCTATCTGGGTACGCCGACGGTTGGTGGTCCCTGGTCATCGAATTCCAACACCTATATGATCGTTGCCTATTTTGGCACGGCTGGTTTGGGTTATATCCCGGACACCAATCCTTATGATGCTTCCTGGTGGAATAATGGTTCGGCGACCGGTATCACCAATGCGATCAATTCGGGTTGTTTCCTGCTGCAGCATCGTGATCATGGTATGGAGACCGGTTGGGGTGAGCCGTCGTATACGAATTCCAATCTCAGCAGTTTGACCAACACGATGTACACGTTTGTCAATTCGAGCAACTGTTTGACCGGCAAATATATCTGGTCGAGCGAGTGTTTCACCGAGAAGTTTCACAGGATTCAGTATGGTGCGATGGGTTTGAACGCGGCGAGTGAGATCTCGTATTCATTTGTCAATGATACCTATGTTTGGGGCTCGTATGATTGTCTCTGGCCTGATTTCATGCCGGCGTATCCGGTGATGGGTCCGCAGATTCCGATCGGACAGCCTGACCTGTTGCCTTGCATGGCCATGACCTCGGGTAAATACTTCCTCCAGCAGTCGAACTGGCCCTACAACACCAGTTCTAAAACCGTCACTTACCATCTCTTCCACCACCACGGCGACGCCTTCTCCGTCCTCTACTCCGAAATACCACAAAACCTGACGGTCGCTCATGCACCTACGCTGGCAGGAGGTGTCACATCCTTCACCGTGACGGCAGATGATAGTTCAGTAATCGCCCTGACAGTAAACGGCGAGATCATCGCGGTCGAGGAAGGAACCGGCACACCACAAGCGATCACCATTCCTTCTCAGAATCCTGGAAATACAATGATCGTCACGGTAACAAAGGCAAACCATTATCGCTATGCTGCAGATGTCCCGATCGTATCAAGTACTTATCCTTATGTGACATATATCGGAAGTATAGTTGACGACGCGACAGGTGGAAATGGCGACGGTATTGTCAATCCCGGAGAAACGATTGACTTAGGCATCTGGGCGAAGAATGTAGGCATCGGTACTGCCCAGAGCGTTTACGGCATGCTCGAAGTCTCCGATACGTGCGCTGTTCTGACAACCGATTCGAGCTGGTATGGCAATATTGCGCAGGATGATTCGATACTCTCGAATCCTTACTACAACTTCAGTATTATTCCATGCTGCCCGAATGGCCACACGATCAACTTCACACTAAACTTCTGTGACACCAATGACAGTATGTTCACTTCATACCCGGCGGTCACGGTCTACGCGCCGGTTTTGACCTATCAGAGTGCCACGGTCATCGATGGCGGCAACGGGATAGTGGATCCGGGTGAAACGGTCGACATTGTCGTGACCATCGAGAACGAAGGTGGCGCAGCTGCCAGCAACGTTACTTCTCTGCTAATGACAACCTCAGGTTTTGTCACGATAAATGACAATGTCGGTATCTTTGACGATGTTGCGCCGGGGGATACTTCGAACAACAGTGCGGATCCGTATACGATCACGGCGGACAGTTTGACGCCGATCGGGACCGCGGCTGATTTTCAGGTCGTCATCACTTCGGGGGTTTATGTTGACACCCTGGAGTTCAGTTTGGTGATCGGTAAGAAGCATTACTACATTTGGAATCCGGATCCGACGCCGACCCCGGGTCAGAACATGTATTCGATCCTGGATGGTTTGGGTTATACCGGTGATATTGGTGGGTCGTTGGCGCCGGATTTGATCTTATACCAGTCGGTTTTTGTTTGTGTTGGTATTTATGCCAGCAATTTTGTGATCAACAGCGGCAGTGCCGAGGCGGCCGCGTTAGTGAATTATCTCCAGACTCAGGGTGGTCGGATGTATCTTGAGGGTGGTGATGTTTGGTATTATGATCCGCTGGGTGGTGGTTATAATTTCTGTCCGTTGTTTGGTATCAGTGCGATTTCGGATGGTAGTGATGATATGGGGCCGGTGCTTGGTGAGGCGGGTACTTTTACGGCCGGGATGAATTTCAATTATGCGGGTGAGAACAACTGGATGGATCATATCAATCCGACGGGTAGTGGTTTTCTGGTTTTCCGGGATGGTAACAACAACTACAATTGTGGGGTGGCCAATGATGCGGGTACGTATCGGACGGTTGGGACGTCGTTTGAGTTAGGGATGTTAGTGGATGGTGCGGTGCCGTCGACGCGGGCGGTGTTATTGGATTCGATCATGCACTTTTTTGGGATTACGGTGATGCCGGGTGTTGAGGAAGGTATGGAGTTAGCGGGTGTGCCTTTACGGACGGCGTTAGCTGCGGTCTATCCGAATCCGGTGTTGCGGGTGATGAGTATTCGTTATCAGTTGGCGCGTGAGGCGGTGGTTGAGCTGGTGATGTATGATGCGGCGGGTCGTTTAGTGCGGACTTTTGCCGATGGTATGCAGGCGGCGGGTTATTATACGGTGCAGTGGGATGGTTGTGATGATCTGGGCCGTAAGGTGCCGGCTGGTGTTTATTTTGTCCGTCTCGACACCGATGACTACCAGGATGTACAGAAGACCGTGCTACTCAAGTAA